One Corythoichthys intestinalis isolate RoL2023-P3 chromosome 9, ASM3026506v1, whole genome shotgun sequence DNA window includes the following coding sequences:
- the cdkn1a gene encoding cyclin-dependent kinase inhibitor 1 isoform X1 yields MCRIMANVKRTLSFAGRGPTRRSLFGPVDREQLQADYQDALRRDLEDASRRWSFDFVSDQPLASGHFQWEGVPVATVPLLYRTRMLGKAVDQRVTEVTVSHKRSRTASSECEKENVPESKPDKCSFNMEKTPKKKENTGLKRKQTNITDFYQAKRRVVGMSLKSDK; encoded by the exons TGTCGAATAATGGCCAATGTCAAGAGGACCCTGAGCTTCGCGGGGCGAGGCCCCACACGGAGGAGCCTGTTCGGCCCAGTTGACAGAGAGCAGCTGCAGGCAGACTACCAGGATGCTTTGAGGAGAGACCTGGAGGACGCGTCGCGGCGATGGAGTTTCGACTTCGTGTCCGACCAGCCACTGGCTAGCGGCCATTTTCAGTGGGAGGGTGTTCCGGTCGCCACGGTGCCGCTGCTCTACAGAACCCGTATGTTGGGGAAGGCGGTTGATCAAAGGGTGACAGAGGTGACGGTCAGCCACAAGAGATCCAGGACTGCATCATCAGAATGCGAGAAGGAGAATGTCCCTGAAAGCAAACCGGATAAATGTTCTTTCAATATGGAGAAAACGCCAAAGAAGAAAGAGAACACTGGACTCAAGAGGAAACAAACTAATATTACAG ATTTCTATCAGGCCAAGAGAAGAGTGGTCGGGATGTCGCTTAAATCCGACAAgtga
- the cdkn1a gene encoding cyclin-dependent kinase inhibitor 1 isoform X2 gives MANVKRTLSFAGRGPTRRSLFGPVDREQLQADYQDALRRDLEDASRRWSFDFVSDQPLASGHFQWEGVPVATVPLLYRTRMLGKAVDQRVTEVTVSHKRSRTASSECEKENVPESKPDKCSFNMEKTPKKKENTGLKRKQTNITDFYQAKRRVVGMSLKSDK, from the exons ATGGCCAATGTCAAGAGGACCCTGAGCTTCGCGGGGCGAGGCCCCACACGGAGGAGCCTGTTCGGCCCAGTTGACAGAGAGCAGCTGCAGGCAGACTACCAGGATGCTTTGAGGAGAGACCTGGAGGACGCGTCGCGGCGATGGAGTTTCGACTTCGTGTCCGACCAGCCACTGGCTAGCGGCCATTTTCAGTGGGAGGGTGTTCCGGTCGCCACGGTGCCGCTGCTCTACAGAACCCGTATGTTGGGGAAGGCGGTTGATCAAAGGGTGACAGAGGTGACGGTCAGCCACAAGAGATCCAGGACTGCATCATCAGAATGCGAGAAGGAGAATGTCCCTGAAAGCAAACCGGATAAATGTTCTTTCAATATGGAGAAAACGCCAAAGAAGAAAGAGAACACTGGACTCAAGAGGAAACAAACTAATATTACAG ATTTCTATCAGGCCAAGAGAAGAGTGGTCGGGATGTCGCTTAAATCCGACAAgtga